The genomic region AACGCCGACGCAACGTGCCGGGGTGTTCCGCAACCTCGGCGCAACTAACGCCTTCTAAGGTGGGAATCGGTACCGGGCCGGTCGAACCGGCCGATGGCCGAATCGGTCGTGGTTGCGGCGGAAGCGGGTGGTCACATGGATCTCGATACGATCCGCGAGGTGATCGTGGCCCGGGAGCGCGCCGATCTCGAAGCGCTGGGCCCGAATTCGGCCGTGCTGGCCGGCGGCACCTGGCTGTTCTCGGAGCCACAGGATCGGCTGGACCGGCTGGTGGACATCACCGCCCTGGACTGGCCCGCCCTCGTCGTCACTCCCGCCGGCCTGGAAATCGCGGCGACCTGCACGCTCGCCGAATTCGACGCGGCGGCCGGCGTGCGGGAGGCGACTCCGGCGATGTCGGGGGTTGTGGGTGGTGCCGGGTCGGTGGCGTTGCCTGCGGAATGGGTTGCGGTTCGGTTGTTTTCGCAGGCTTGCCGGGCGTTGGTGGCGTCGTACAAGATTCGGCGTGCGGCGACGGTCGGGGGCAATGTGTGCTTGGGGTTGCCCGCCGGCGCGGTGCTGGCCGCGCTGGTGGCGCTGGACGGGACCGCGGTGGTGTGGCTGCCGGACGGTGGGGAGCGTTCGATTCCGCTGGCGCGGTTCGTCATCGGGCCGGGGCGGACGGTGTTGCGGCCGGGGGAGGTGGTGCGGTCGATTCGGCTCGACGACGCGAAACTGCGCTCTCGCACGGCCTTCCGGAAGGTGGCGCTCGCGCCGCTGGGCCGTTCCGGTGCGGTGGTGATGGGGCGCCGGGATGCGGACGGTCGCTGCGCGATCACGCTCAGTGCGGCGACGGTCCGGCCGACGGTGCTGGAATTCGGTGCGGTGCCGGAGGATAGCGAATTGGTGGCTACTGTGCTCGGGCTGGATCGCGGTGTCTGGTTCGACGATCCGCACGGGACGCCCGCCTGGCGGCGGCACGTCTGCACGGTGCTCGGTCGCGAGGTGCTGGCCGAATTGCGGGAGGTGCGGTCGTGAAGTTCGAGGTGGACGGTCACGCGATCGACGCACAGCCGCGACCCGGGCAGTGCCTGCGCACGCTGTTGCGCGAGCACGGGCGGTTCGCGGTCAAGAAGGGTTGCGACGCGGGCGATTGCGGTGCGTGCACGGTGCTCGTCGACGGAACGGCGATGCACGCCTGCCTGTATCCCGCGTACCGGGTCGAGGGGCGGGTCGTGACGACCGCCGCGGGGCTCGGAACGGTGGCGGATCCGCATCCGGTGCAGCGCCGGTTCGCCGAGGCGGGGGCGTTCCAGTGCGGATTCTGCACCGCCGGGATGGTGGTCACCGCAAGCGAACTCGATCGCGACGGGGTCACCGCGGCGGAGTTGCCGGATCGGCTCAAGGGAAATCTGTGCCGCTGCACGGGATATCGGCCGATCGCCGCGGCCGTGCTGGGTGTGGACGACGAACCGGCGCAGCCGGCCGGGCCCCGGGCGCTGCGGATCGTCACGGGCACCGAGCCGTTCACGTTGGACACCGAGCCGGCCGCGCCGGAGCCGGGACCGGATCACGATGTGGACGGGCCGCCGGCGGCGGTCCTGCATCTGGCGGTGCGCACCAGCCCGTATCCACACGCCCGGATCGTCTCGATCGATACCGCGGCGGCCGAGGCGATTCCGGGCGTGTGCGCGGTGCTCACCGCCGACGACAGTCCCGCCTTCACCTTCTCGACCGCGCGGCACCAATTGCGGGAGGACGATCCGGACGACACCGTGATCCTCGATCGGGTGGTGCGTTTCGCCGGGCAGCGGGTGGCGGCCGTGGTGGCCGAGACGCTCGATATCGCCCGCGCCGCCTGCCGTGCGCTGCGGATCGAGTACGAGCAGTTGCCCGCGGTCTTCGATCCCGAGGCGGCGTTGCGCGCGGAGGCGCCGAAACTGCACGGGGACAAGCCCGTTGCGTCCCGCATCGCCGATACCGGCCGCAATCTGGTCGCGGAGGTGCACGGCCGCACGGGCGATCTCGAGGCCGGGTCGGCCGCGGCCGCGGCGGTGGTCACGGGGGTGTGGCGGACCCCGCGGGTGCAGCACGTCCATCTGGAGACGCACGGCAGTATCGGCTGGATCGACGACACCGGCCGGCTGGTGATCCGCACCAGTACCCAGGTGCCGTTCCTGGTGCGCGACGAACTGTGCCGGGTGTTCGCGTTGCCCCGCAACCGGATCCGGGTGCTGGCCGCGCGCGTCGGTGGTGGTTTCGGCGCCAAACAGGAGATGCTGACCGAGGATCTGGTGGCGCTGGCGGTGCTGCGCACCGGAGCGCCGGTGCAGTACGAGTTCACCCGATCCGATCAGTTCACTTCCGCGCCCTGCCGGCATCCGATGCGGGTGGCGGTGACGGCCGGGGCCGACGCCGACGGCCGGTTGACCGCGCTCGCGGTCGACGTCCTCTCCGATGCCGGGGCCTACGGAAATCACAGTGCCGGAGTGCTTTTCCATTCGGTCAGTGAATCGGTCGCGCTGTATCGCTGCCCCAACAAGCGCATCGACGGGCGGGCGGTCTACACCAACAATCTGCCGTCGGGCGCGTTCCGGGGTTACGGCCTGGGTCAGGTCGGCTTCGCGCTGGAATCCGCGATGGACGAACTGGCGCGGCGGCTGGGCATCGATCCGTTCGAATTCCGCCGGCGCAACGTGGTCGTGCCCGGTGACGACCTGATCGGCGGATTCTGCACGCCGGACGACGATCTCGGTTTCGGCAGTTACGGTCTGGACCAGTGCCTGGATCTGGCCGAGGCGGCGCTGCGCCGGGGCAACGGGGTACGGCCGCCGGCCGGACGCTGGCGGATCGGCGAGGGGATGGCCGCCGCCATGATCGCCACCATCCCGCCGCGCGGGCACCGGGCCACCGCCGAGGCGGTGCTGCTCTGCGACGGCGATTACGAGATCCGGGTGGGCACAGCCGAATTCGGCAACGGCAGCACCACCGTACATGCTCGGCTGGCCGCCGCCGCGCTGCACACCGACGTGTCCCGGATCCGGTTGCGGCACGCCGACACCGATGTCACCGAACACGACACCGGCGCCTTCGGTTCCACCGGAATCGTGGTGGCGGGCAAGGCGGTGCACACCGCGTGCACCCGCCTGGAGCGGCAGATCCTCGCCCGCGCGGCCGCTCTCAGCGACCGGGACGGCACCCTCGCGGCCGAGGGGGTGTACTGCGGGGATCGGCTGCTCACCGCGGGTGAGCTTCTCGCTGCCGGACCGTTGCGCGCCACCGCGGAACACGACGGCAGTCCGCGCTCGGTGTCGTTCAATGTGCACGCCGTGCGGGTCGCGGTGCACGCCGACACCGGTGTGGTCCGGATCCTGCAATCCGTGCAGGCCGCCGACGCGGGCACCGTCCTCGATGCGCGGCAGTGCCGCGGTCAGGTCGAAGGTGGTGCGGCGCAGGCGATCGGCAGCGCGCTGTACGAGGACATGCGGGTGGAGAACGGGGTGGTCGGCGCGAAGACGTTGCGCCACTACCACATTCCGCAGCTCGCGGACCTGCCGATCACCGAGGTGCTGTTCGCCGACACCACCGACGCGCTCGGCCCGCTCGGCGCCAAGTCGATGAGCGAATCCCCCTACAACCCGGTCGCTCCCGCACTGGCCAACGCCGTGCGGGACGCGATCGGGGTGCGGCCGTACGAACTACCGATGACCGCGGACCGGATCTGGTCGCTGCTCGACGAGAAGGCTTGACGCACAAGCAATCCGAGTCGCCGCTCAGCGGAACAGGTTGCGCACGAACGGAACCGAGTCGACCAGGGAGGCGTTGACGGTACCGCTGTGATCGGTCGGATAGGTCCTGGCCGTGACCGGCTGGCCGTTGGCGGTCAGCACGGCGATGAAGCGCAGGGTCTCCGGGGTCAGCACGTCGGTGTCCTGCAGGCCCTGACCCAGGAACAGCGGCCGGTCGTAACCGGTTTCGGGCAGGCCCAGATAGTCGTGCAGCAGGTTGTGCGCGTCGGGGAGATCGGCGAGGGGGCGAGCGAGGAGGTCGCCGCCGATCACCTTGCGGTCGTGCAGTTCCTGCTCCAGCGGGAGCAGGCATTCGTCGTGCGCGCGGTCGACCCAGTACCGGCCGGTGTCCGAGAGGTACGAGTCGATGTTCAGGTTCGGGAAGCTGGTGCGCAGGCCGTTGAGGATGTAGAGCGCGTAGGCGGTGATCCCGGCGGGCAGCGCCACCGGCGGCACGCCGGGGCCGAGCGCGGTCACCACGTCCTCGATGTAGGCCGGGGTGCCGGTCGCGACCGCGCCGCGGTAGTCGAGTCCGGGGCCGCCGTACTCGGTGGCGTAGCGCGCCGTGGTCACGGCCGCGCCGGCGCCCTGGGACTGGCCGACGACCACCCAGCGGTGCGACAGCGTGTCCCATGCACCGGTCGCGGCCTGTACCGCGTCGACCACGTTGTGGGCCTCGACCCGGCCGTTGAGGTACGGATGGTCGCCCCCGGTGCCGAGCCCGGCGTAGTCGGCGGCCACGATCGCGTAGCCCTGCTTCAGCCAGGCGCCGAGATAGGCCCAGTCCCGGTCCACCGCACCCGGCCCGGCGATGCTGTAGGCGCATTCGTCGGCCAGGCCGATGGTCCCGTGCGCCCAGGCGATCACCGGCCAGCCGCCGGCCGGGGCCTCGCCGGGCGGGAAGTAGATCGCCGCGCTCGCCACGGTCGGCGCGTCACCCGCGGTGGTGGTGCGGTAGAGGAAGCGATGCGCGTCGACCGAACCCGGCAGGGTCGCCGCGGCCGACAACGGCAGGATCTCGGTCAGCGTGCCGGTGTCGGCTGCCGCCGGTGTCCCGGTGGCAGCGGCCGACAGCGCTCCGGTGCCGGCCGCCGAAGCGGTGCCCGGGTCGGCCACGGCCGTGGGCGGCAGCGTCGAGACTCCGGTGGCCAGCAGCGCCGCGGCCGCGAGCGCGGTCGCGGCGGTCGACAGTTTCCGCATCGTTCTCCTTCGTGCACGGGTTTCCGGCTCAGTATCGCCTGCCGCGCGGCAGAACCGGACCAATCGGTCCCCCGTGCCGCCGGAGGGGCTTGCGCACCGGGTTAGAATTGTGCGCAGAGCACAATCCAGGGGAGATCAATCGTGGCGTGGCGCACAGTCCGAATGGAACGAACAGCCTGTGAACGTCCTCACATCGCCGATCCGCGACGTCGAAAAACGGCCACCGCGGACGGTCACGAAAACAGTACGACCGTTACGCAAAACCGCACGTCAGGGCTACCGGCGGGTAGATTTGAGGCGGGCAAGCATTCCGCAAATTTCACAGAATTGGCAATCGGGCCGTCAAAGCTAGCTCGTATTCACACTTGTAACAGGTAGACGGCCATTTTTTCCTGTGCCATCGTGTGGAAGTACAACAGAAGGGCCTAGCAAGCCTGCAAATTGCCGCTCCAGCAGAGTCCGGACCCAGGGCAGCGCCGCCGCGCCGACCGCCCAGCAACCGCATCGTTCGGCGGTCGTGAGATTCGGACATGGGGCACGACGAGAAGTAGGAGTCACGATGTCGAACGTCGGCACCCCCAAGACCGCTGCGGAAATCCAGAAGGATTGGGACACCAACCCGCGGTGGAAGGGCATCACCCGCAACTACACGCCCGAACAGGTCGTGAAGCTGCAGGGTTCGGTCGTCGAGGAGCACACATTGGCTCGCCGCGGCGCCGAGATCCTGTGGGAGCAGGTCAACAACGAGGACTACATCAACGCGCTCGGTGCACTCACCGGCAATATGGCCGTGCAGCAGGTGCGCGCCGGCCTGAAGGCCATCTACCTCTCGGGCTGGCAGGTCGCCGGTGACGCGAACCTGTCCGGTCACACCTACCCGGACCAGTCCCTGTACCCGGCCAACTCGGTGCCCTCCGTGGTCCGCCGGATCAACAACGCGCTGCTGCGCGCCGACGAGATCGCCCGCGTCGAGGGCGACAACTCGGTCGACAACTGGCTGGTCCCGATCGTGGCCGACGGTGAGGCCGGTTTCGGTGGCGCGCTGAACGTCTACGAGCTGCAGAAGGCCATGATCGCCGCGGGCGCCGCCGGCACCCACTGGGAGGATCAGCTGGCCTCGGAGAAGAAGTGCGGCCACCTCGGTGGCAAGGTGCTGATCCCGACCTCGCAGCACATCCGCACCCTGACTTCCGCCCGCCTGGCCGCGGACGTGGCCGGCACCCCGACCGTGGTGATCGCCCGTACCGACGCCGAGGCGGCGACCCTGATCACCTCCGATGTGGACGAGCGCGACCAGGAGTTCATCTCCGGCGAGCGTACCGCGGAGGGCTTCTACCACCTGCGCAACGGCATCGAGCCCTGCATCGCCCGCGCCAAGGCCTACGCGCCGTACTCCGACCTGATCTGGATGGAGACCGGCACCCCGGACCTGGAGCTGGCCCGCAAGTTCGCCGAGTCGGTCAAGAGCGAGTTCCCCGATCAGCTGCTGTCCTACAACTGCTCGCCGTCGTTCAACTGGAAGCAGCACCTGGACGACGCGACCATCGCGAAGTTCCAGCGTGAGCTGGGCGCCATGGGCTTCAAGTTCCAGTTCATCACCCTGGCCGGCTTCCACGCGCTGAACTACAGCATGTTCGACCTGGCCTACGGCTACGCCCGCGAGGGCATGTCCGCCTACGTCGAGCTGCAGGAGCGCGAGTTCGCCGCCGAGGAGCGCGGGTACACCGCCACCAAGCATCAGCGTGAGGTCGGCGCCGGGTACTTCGACACCATCGCCACCACCGTGGATCCGAACACCTCGACCGCGGCGCTGAAGGGCTCGACCGAAGAAGGCCAGTTCCACTGAGAATGCGGTTGTCCCGTTTCGCATCCGGGATATCCGCGGTCGCCCCTCGCGGGCGGCAGGCTCGGGCCGGGATCCAGCTGCACACCTGGATCCCGGCCCTTGCCACTACCACCGAAAACCGCCGCCACCAATGAGAATCACCCAGGAGCGGACATGAGCGAGAAGATTCAGCGCGTCGGCATCGTCGGCGCCGGACAGATGGGCGCCGGCATCGCGGAGGTCTGCGCCCGGGCGCACGTGGATGTGCTCGTGTTCGAACCCACCCGGGAACTGGCCGCCGCGGGCCGGGCCCGGATCCTGCGGTCGCTGGACCGCGGGGTGTCCAGCGGCAAGATCACCGAGCGGGAGCGCGAGCAGACCGCCTGGCGGCTGCGTTTCACCTCCGATATCGGCGACTTCGCCGACCGCCAGCTGGTGGTCGAGGCGGTCGTGGAGAACGAGGAGGTGAAGACCTCGATCTTCGCCCAGCTGGACAAGGTGGTGACCGATCCGGACGCGGTGCTCGCGTCCAACACCTCCTCGATCCCGATCATGAAGATCGCGGTGGCCACCGCCAACCCCGAGCGCGTGGTCGGCATGCACTTCTTCAATCCCGTGCCGGTGCTGCCCCTGGTCGAGCTGGTCACCACGCTGAAGACCAGTGCCGCCGTGTCGGAGCGCGCGGAAGCGTTCGCCGCCACCGTGCTCGGCAAGCAGGTGGTGCGCTCGGCCGACCGGTCCGGATTCGTGGTGAACGCGCTGCTGGTGCCGTACCTGCTGTCGGCGATCCGGATGGTCGAATCCGGCTTCGCCACCAAGGAGGACGTCGACAAGGCCATGGTGCTCGGCTGTGCCCATCCGATGGGCCCGCTGGCGCTGACCGATCTGGTCGGCCTCGACACCGTGAAATCCATCGCCGACTCGATGTATGCCGAGTTCAAGGAACCGCTGTACTCGGCGCCGCCGCTGCTCATGCGCATGGTCGAGGCGGGACTGCTCGGCAAGAAGGCCGGCGCCGGCTTCTACCAGTACTCGAACAACCGCTAGTCGCTGTATCGGGCTGAAACCCGCTGCCGGAGAAGGAGTTCCGCTCATGGTCAACGTCGCGGACGGGTTCGGGTCCAGCATCCTCGGTTATCCGAGGATCGGGCCGCACCGGGAACTCAAGCGCGCGCTGGAGGCGTACTGGCACGGCGAACTGTCGCGGGAGAAGCTGCTGGCGACCGGCCGGGAGATCCAGGACACGCAGTTCGCGGAACTGCACGCGGCCGGGCTCACCCAGGTGCCGGGCAATACGTTCTCCTTCTACGACCATGTGCTCGACAACGCGCTGTTGTTCGGCGCGGTGCCGAAGCGGTTCGAACCGTACCGTGACGATCTGCATCCGCTGGACTTCTACTTCCTGATGGCGCGCGGCCGGCCCGATCTGCCGCCGCTGGAACTGGTCCGGCTGTTCGACTCCACGTACCACTACCGGCAGCCGGAGCTGGACGCCGACACCGAGTTCTCGCTGCATCCCGAGGCGCTGCTCGACGAATTCGATCGGGCCATGGCCCAGGGCATCGAATTGCGGCCGGTGGTACTGGGACCGGTGTCGCTGCTGCTGCTGTCGAAGGCGGGCCGGGTGCCCGGCGAGACCGAATTCGACCGGCTGGCGCTGCTGGACCGGCTGCTACCGGTCTACGAACAGCTGCTGGAGATCCTGGCCAAGCGCGGATCGACCTGTGTGCAGCTGGACGAGCCCTGCTTCACCAGCGACCGCACCCCGGCCGAACTCACGGCGTTCGAGGCTGCGTACCAACGACTTTCGACTGCGCCGCTACGGCCGCGGATCCTGGTCACCGGTCAGTACGGCGATTTCGGTGAGGCGGTGCGCATCCTGGCCGGAACCTCGGTGGAGGCCATCGGTCTCGATCTCGCGGCGCACCGGATCCGGCCGGAGGAGCTGGCCCGGATTCCCGGGATCCGGCGGAAGCGGTTGTACGCGGGCGTGATCAGCGGCACCAACGTGTGGCGCGCGGATCGCTATGTCACCCTGCAGTATCTGCACGAGCTGTCCCAGGTGTGCCCGGATCTGGTGGTGTCCACCGGATCCACGCTGTTGCACGTGCCCTACGACCTGCTCGTCGAATACGATATCGACGGCCATGTGGCCGATCGCCTGGCCTTCGCGAAACAAAAAGTGCTGGAAGTGGTTTCGCTTGCAAAGGCGCTGACCGAGGGCCCGTCGCAGGGCTGGCGGCAGCGGCCGCGCGAGGTGCACTTCAAGCAGAAACACGCTGTGCGGCAACGGGTCTACGCGGTCACCCCGCAGATGCGCGAGCGTGAACCGTACGAGCAGCGCCGTCTCGCGCAGCGCGAACGCCTCGACCTGCCGCTGGTGCCCGCCACCACGCTCGGCTCCTTCCCGCAGACCGATACGATCCGGCAGGCCCGCTACGAACTGGGCGAAGGCCGGTTGTCGCTGGAGGAGTACCGCAAGCGGATCGAGGCCGAGATCGAATCGACCATCCGGTTGCAGGAGGACATCGGCCTGGACGTCCTCGTGCACGGCGAGCACGAGCGCAACGACATGGTCCAGTATTTCGCGGAACTGCTGGACGGCTTCGCCACCACCCACTTCGGCTGGGTGCAGGTGTACGGCTCGCGCTGCGTGCGCCCGCCGATCCTGTTCGGCGATGTGGCCAGGCCGCAGCCGATGACCGTGGACTGGATCACCTACGCGCAGTCGCTGACCGCCAAACCGGTGAAGGGCATCGTGACCGGCCCGGTGACGATGGTGGCCCGCTCGTTCGTGCGGCAGGACCAGCCGCTGCACGAGACCGCCGACCAGGTGGCCCTGGCCATCCGCGACGAACTGGCCGATCTGGAACGAGCCGGTGTGGCGATCATCCAGGTCGACGAGCCGTCGATCCGGGAACTGCTGCCCCTGCGCACCGGCGGCCGCCACGAATACCTGCGCTGGGCGGTGAACGCCTTCCGCCTCGCCACCTCCGGCGTGCGCGCGGACACCCAGATCCACACGCACATCGCCTATTCCGGCCGCGCCGAGATCGTCCGCGCGATCGAGGAACTCGACGCCGACGTCACCGCGATCGTCGCCACCCGCTCCATCGAATGGGTGCTGAACGCCTTGAACGACGATGCCGCCGGCGGCCACGGCCTCTCCCACGGCGTGGGACCCGGTGTGTACGAAAGCCGTTCGGCCCGCATCCCCGACATCGACGAACTCGACGAACTCCTCACCGCCGCCGCCGCGGCCATCACCCCCCACCGCCTCTGGGCCAACCCCGACGGCGGCCTGAAAACCCGCCACTACTGGCAACTGGAACCCTCCCTCCGCAACCTGGTCGCCGCCGCCCGCCGCGTCCGCCGCCGCACCGAACAAACGAATCCCGCCACGGTCTGAAACCCCGCCCCGGACAAATCGGATTCATGCGGCGGCGCATCGCATTCGAACATTCCGGTCGGTTCGAATGCGATTTCCGGATCGACGTGTCATCGGTAATGGGCTGCCTCCCGGCGTTGTGATGTAATCGTCGCGGGGCTGCGTCACAGGTCGGTGTTGTGGCTCCGGCTGTCCGCGCATTGCTGATCGCAGGAGGGGTGGCATGACCGACACCGAGGCGCTGTGGGACATGCTGGACGACCGGCTGCTGCCGTTGTTCCGGCAATATCGTCGGAATTTGTCCGATCTGCGTGTCGACACCAAAGCCGACGACACGCTTCTCTCCGAAGCGGATATCGCGGTGCAAACGGCGATCATCGATACGATTTCGCACCTTTTCCCGGGTTCCGAGTTCGTCGCCGAGGAAGACGATTGGACGGCGCCGACCAGTGGCGACCCGACCTGGATCGTCGACCCGATCGATGGCACAGCGGAATTCGTGGTACCCGGGCGGCGCGAGTTCTGCAGCGTCGTGTGCCGGGTCGACCGCGGAATACCTTCTGCCGCATATGTGCTCGCCCCCGAGCTCGGTACCGGAGGAACGCCGATCTCGATCCACTGGGCGGAGGGGGTGACCGTCGACGGGCAACCGGCGCCGCCGCTTCCGGCTGCAGACCGGCCGGGCCGGGCATCCGTCACTCGCAGTGCCGATGTGCCCGCGCGTCGCTTCGAGAGCGAACTCGCGGACATCGGCTGCCGGATGAAGGTGCGCACCACATCCCAGACGCTCGACATGGTGCGTACCTGCATAGATCTCACCGCCTGGACCGGGGAGTCGCAGGAGCGGTTCGACCTGTTCTACCGAACCGACCAGAAGATCTGGGACGGTGCGGCAGGCATCGGCCTGAGTCTCGCCATGGGGCGATCGGCCACGGACGGTCGCGGTGCGGCCCTCGTGCCTCTGAGCGAGGAATTCTTGAATCTCCGGGAACCGGTGCTCGCCGAAACCGTCTCGGGCGCCGAGGGTTGCGTCCGGTGGTTCACCGAGCTACTCGCGGAGTCCCGGAGTATCTGATGCCGCACAGCGTCATGGTGGATGTCACGACATTCATCAGTGCAGAAGAATTCCTGTTGTCGCAGAATCGGAGTCGGGGCATTCGGCCGCGCGACCCCTTCTCCGAGCAGTGTTACGCGGAATTGGTGCAATCCCTCATCTATTTCGACGAGGTTCTCGTTCCGCATCCGACCCTGCTGAATCCGGTACCTGCGGACTACGGTGAGCAGCCCCGTATTCTGCGGCACCTCTTCGATCTGTACATCGCCAGGCCACTGGTGATCGGTGACAGCGACAAACCGTTGCTCGCCGAAGCCGAGGCGTCCGCGGTGGAGACGTTGCAGACGAACGGCGTCCAAACGCTGTTGCAGTTCGTGGATCGCACCCGGCGTGCCGACCTCGAGATACAGCAGTACGGCGGCGGTCAGCGGCTGCTGCCCAAGATCGTGAAATGGTCCGACTACCAAGCCGGAAACATTCGGAGCCGGACTCACCACGGTGCGCGGATCAGCGGTCCCGACGGAGTCGAAGACGATCTCTTCGGGAAATGGGCACGAGCTTCGTCCTTCGCACTCGAGGGCCGGTTGCGGAGTCTCATACCGGACAGCGAGCAACAGTTGTGGTTCATCGCGACCCTGGTGCGGTCGCTGCGCTACTCGGCGCGGGCCAAGGTGAAAAATGTGGCGTACACGCCGCATCCGCTGCGCCGGGACTTCTCGGTGATGTTCGACCTGTTCGATGACGGCGCTCCGGAGAACACCATCGAGGACGTCATCTCGGCGATACGCGGCATCCCGGGTGAGATAAACCGGGTGGCCGACGCACGTCCGGATCGTCCGCTGCAACTTCGTGTCCAGGAGTTGCCGCTCCTGGGCGGCAGATTGTGGAGCCAGGCGGAGCGCGAACGATACGACGACGAACGTTGGCTGCAGTTGATATGTGGCCGGATCGATGAATACCGTTCTCGCGCAGCAGATTTCCGGAGCGTGCTGTCGATGGCCGACTCCGAGGAGGATATCCGCCGGCTCGAGATCGACGTTCTCGGTGTGCGCAACCAACTGCTGCGGAAGCTGGGTCTCGAGTCTGCGCAGGTGAACGAGACCGAGACGGCGTTGCTGGATACGACCGCTTCGATCGCCAAGGCCGGATTCGGGATGCCCACCGAGGTGCCGGTGACGCAATTGCTGAAGCTCGCGTACGTTGCGCTGCGGCGATACAAGGGGTCGTTGGGCACCCCGCATCAAAAATTCCTGTATCGCGAATTCGTTCGCGGCGTGTAGCCGCACCTCTCCGCGAAAGTTCTTCCCGCTGTCGTGGGTCTCGGCGACGAATGCTGTGTGTCCGGGATCAGGTAGCGATGTGGAGGCGGCGGGTTGAACGGGATGGGGCAGGGGTTGACCGCGGGGGGTCGGGAGCGGTGGCGGCGGCGGGCCGAGGGGGTCGTGGGGGAGTTGCGGGAGCGGGGGGTGGTGGCGGTGGCGGTGACGTGGGTCGATACCGGGGGGATCGTTCGGGTGAAAACTGTTCCGGTGCAGCGGTTTCCGCATGTGGCGGCGTGGGGGATCGGGGCCTCGCCGGTGTTCGATGTATTTCTGGCCGATGACAGCATCGTGGCGGGGCGGTATGCGGGTGGGCCGGTGGGGGATCTGCGGTTGCATCCGGATCCGGATCGGGTGGTGACGTTGGCGGCGATGCCGGGGTGGGCGTGGGCGCCGGCGGATCGGTACGACCAGGACGGGGGTGCGCATCCGCACGATGCGCGGTTGTTGTTGCGGCGGCTGGTGGCGGAGCTGGCGGAGGAGGGGTGGTCGGTGCGGGCGGGGTTCGAGGTGGAGTGGGTGCTGGGGCGGCCTGCCGCCGACGATCGGTTCGTGCC from Nocardia sp. BMG111209 harbors:
- the metE gene encoding 5-methyltetrahydropteroyltriglutamate--homocysteine S-methyltransferase, with the protein product MVNVADGFGSSILGYPRIGPHRELKRALEAYWHGELSREKLLATGREIQDTQFAELHAAGLTQVPGNTFSFYDHVLDNALLFGAVPKRFEPYRDDLHPLDFYFLMARGRPDLPPLELVRLFDSTYHYRQPELDADTEFSLHPEALLDEFDRAMAQGIELRPVVLGPVSLLLLSKAGRVPGETEFDRLALLDRLLPVYEQLLEILAKRGSTCVQLDEPCFTSDRTPAELTAFEAAYQRLSTAPLRPRILVTGQYGDFGEAVRILAGTSVEAIGLDLAAHRIRPEELARIPGIRRKRLYAGVISGTNVWRADRYVTLQYLHELSQVCPDLVVSTGSTLLHVPYDLLVEYDIDGHVADRLAFAKQKVLEVVSLAKALTEGPSQGWRQRPREVHFKQKHAVRQRVYAVTPQMREREPYEQRRLAQRERLDLPLVPATTLGSFPQTDTIRQARYELGEGRLSLEEYRKRIEAEIESTIRLQEDIGLDVLVHGEHERNDMVQYFAELLDGFATTHFGWVQVYGSRCVRPPILFGDVARPQPMTVDWITYAQSLTAKPVKGIVTGPVTMVARSFVRQDQPLHETADQVALAIRDELADLERAGVAIIQVDEPSIRELLPLRTGGRHEYLRWAVNAFRLATSGVRADTQIHTHIAYSGRAEIVRAIEELDADVTAIVATRSIEWVLNALNDDAAGGHGLSHGVGPGVYESRSARIPDIDELDELLTAAAAAITPHRLWANPDGGLKTRHYWQLEPSLRNLVAAARRVRRRTEQTNPATV
- a CDS encoding inositol monophosphatase family protein; the encoded protein is MTDTEALWDMLDDRLLPLFRQYRRNLSDLRVDTKADDTLLSEADIAVQTAIIDTISHLFPGSEFVAEEDDWTAPTSGDPTWIVDPIDGTAEFVVPGRREFCSVVCRVDRGIPSAAYVLAPELGTGGTPISIHWAEGVTVDGQPAPPLPAADRPGRASVTRSADVPARRFESELADIGCRMKVRTTSQTLDMVRTCIDLTAWTGESQERFDLFYRTDQKIWDGAAGIGLSLAMGRSATDGRGAALVPLSEEFLNLREPVLAETVSGAEGCVRWFTELLAESRSI